The DNA window ACCCGGCGGACGTCACCGCGTTGGCGCGCAAGGGCAAACGCGCCCGCGAGATCGTCTACGGCGCCGGCCTCCCCGCCGACCTGGCCGGTGAGATCCTGGACGCCTACCGCGCGCTGCAGGACGAGTACGGCGACGACGTCAGCCTCGCCGTGCGCAGCTCGGCCACCGCCGAGGACCTGCCGACAGCGAGCTTCGCCGGCCAGCAGGAGACCTTCCTCAACATCACGGGGCCCGAGAGCCTGCTGGACGCGTGCCGCCGCTGTTTCGCCAGCCTGTTCACCGACCGGGCCATCCACTACCGCATCGACCAGGGCTTCGACCACTTCAAGGTCGCGCTGTCGATCGGCGTGATGAAGATGGTGCGCTCCGACCTCGCCTCCTCGGGGGTGATGTTCACCCTCGACACCGAGTCCGGTTTCACCGACGTCGTGTTCGTGACCGGCGCCTACGGCCTGGGCGAGAACGTCGTCCAGGGCGCGGTCGACCCCGACGAGTTCTACGTCCACAAGCCGACGTATGAGGCCGGGCACCGCGCCGTGCTGCGCCGCCTGATCGGCGACAAGGCGGTCAAGATGGTGTTCGTCCAGGGCGGCACGAAACACACGACCCGCAACATCCCCACGCCGAAGGCCGACCGCGGCCGGTTCTGCATCACCGACGACGACGTGCTCGAGCTGGCCGGCTACGCGTGCGCCATCGAGCGGCACTACGGGCGCCCGATGGACATCGAGTGGGCCAAGGACGGTCTGGACGGCAAGCTCTACATCGTGCAGGCGCGCCCGGAGACCGCGGCCTCCCAACGCAGCTCGGCGACGGTGGAAACCTATGTACTGGAAGCGGAGGGCGAGATACTCACCGAGGGCCGCTCGGTCGGCGAGAAGGTCGCCTCCGGCGTGGCGAAACGGATGGATAACCTCGGGCGCATGTCGGACTTCCGGCCCGGCGATGTACTGGTCGCCGACATCACCACACCGGACTGGGAGCCGGTCATGAAGATCGCCGCCGCGATCGTCACCAACCGCGGCGGGCGCACCTGCCACGCGGCGATCATCGCCCGCGAGCTCGGCATCCCGGCCGTGGTCGGCGCGGGCGACGCCACCACGCGCGTGCCCGACGGCGAGGTCGTCACGGTGTCGTGCGTCGAGGGCGACACCGGGCGGGTGTACCGCGGCGAGGTGGGCTTCCACGTGGAGCGCACCGAGGTGGCCGACCTGTCGCGGCCGCGCACCGAGATCATGGTCAACCTGGGCAATCCGGACCGGGCCTTCAAGACGTCGTTTCTGCCGAACGACGGTGTGGGACTGGCCAGGATGGAGTTCATCGTCGGCGAATACATCAAGGTGCACCCGCTGGCCCTGTTGCATCCCGACAAGGTCGACAACGCCGCGGCGCGCCGCACGATCGAGCGGCTCACCTACGGCTACGCCGACGGCGCGGAGTTCTTCGTGCAGCGCCTCTCCGAGGGGATCGGCACGATCGCGGCCGCGTTCTGGCCCAAGCCCGTGGTGGTGCGGATGTCGGACTTCAAGACCAACGAGTACGCCAGCCTGATCGGCGGCCGCGGCTTCGAACCGACCGAGGCCAACCCGATGATCGGCTTCCGTGGCGCCTCGCGCTACGCCCACCCGGCCTACGCCGAGGGCTTCGCGCTGGAATGCCGCGCGATGCAACGTGTCCGCGACGACATGGGCCTGACGAACGTCGTCATCATGCTGCCGTTCGTGCGCCGGGTCGCCGAGGCGGACCTGGTGCTGGCCACGATGGCCGAACACGGCCTGCGGCGCGGCGACAACGGGCTGCAGGTGTATGCGATGTGCGAGATCCCCAACAACGTCATCCTGCTCGACGAGTTCGCCAAGCGCTTCGACGGCTTCTCCATCGGCTCCAACGATCTGACCCAGCTCACCCTCGGCGTGGACCGGGACAGCGAGATCGTGGCGTTCGACTACGACGAGCGCGACGACGGCGTCAAGGAAATGATCCGCCTGGCCGTGGAAGGCTGCCGCCGCAACGGGATTCACTCCGGCCTGTGCGGGCAGGCGCCCTCGGACTACCCGGACATGGCCGAGTTCCTGGTGCGCCTGGGCATCGACTCGATCAGCCTGAACCCGGACGTGGTGGTCAAGACGACGCGCCAGATCCTCGCGCTGGAGCAGGAGTTCGCGCGGGCGCAATAGGGCACTTAACCGCCGGAGGCCGCCCGACCTCCTTTCACCAAATAACTTGTGTCACTTCGGTTTCTGTGGGGTGTAACACGCAGCATCCTGCACAAGTGTTAGGCGGCCAGGCGGTTTAGCCG is part of the Mycobacterium sp. HUMS_12744610 genome and encodes:
- the ppsA gene encoding phosphoenolpyruvate synthase — protein: MTGFTYIRFFEEFGIADVPLVGGKNASLGEMFQKLSQQGVRVPHGFAITAEAYKHMLDRADSWDALHAELDEIDPADVTALARKGKRAREIVYGAGLPADLAGEILDAYRALQDEYGDDVSLAVRSSATAEDLPTASFAGQQETFLNITGPESLLDACRRCFASLFTDRAIHYRIDQGFDHFKVALSIGVMKMVRSDLASSGVMFTLDTESGFTDVVFVTGAYGLGENVVQGAVDPDEFYVHKPTYEAGHRAVLRRLIGDKAVKMVFVQGGTKHTTRNIPTPKADRGRFCITDDDVLELAGYACAIERHYGRPMDIEWAKDGLDGKLYIVQARPETAASQRSSATVETYVLEAEGEILTEGRSVGEKVASGVAKRMDNLGRMSDFRPGDVLVADITTPDWEPVMKIAAAIVTNRGGRTCHAAIIARELGIPAVVGAGDATTRVPDGEVVTVSCVEGDTGRVYRGEVGFHVERTEVADLSRPRTEIMVNLGNPDRAFKTSFLPNDGVGLARMEFIVGEYIKVHPLALLHPDKVDNAAARRTIERLTYGYADGAEFFVQRLSEGIGTIAAAFWPKPVVVRMSDFKTNEYASLIGGRGFEPTEANPMIGFRGASRYAHPAYAEGFALECRAMQRVRDDMGLTNVVIMLPFVRRVAEADLVLATMAEHGLRRGDNGLQVYAMCEIPNNVILLDEFAKRFDGFSIGSNDLTQLTLGVDRDSEIVAFDYDERDDGVKEMIRLAVEGCRRNGIHSGLCGQAPSDYPDMAEFLVRLGIDSISLNPDVVVKTTRQILALEQEFARAQ